One stretch of Thermanaerosceptrum fracticalcis DNA includes these proteins:
- a CDS encoding MoaD/ThiS family protein codes for MEITVIFDPTLSRYCHTGSNKVTIDFPEGTTIQQVLDHFKIIPGEVGIILLNAQLANNETILKDKDVLQLFQVFGGG; via the coding sequence GTGGAGATTACCGTTATCTTTGACCCGACACTTAGCAGGTATTGTCATACCGGGAGTAATAAGGTGACAATTGATTTTCCCGAGGGAACAACGATCCAGCAAGTTTTAGATCATTTCAAAATTATCCCGGGAGAAGTGGGTATTATCTTGCTTAATGCCCAGTTGGCAAACAATGAGACAATATTAAAGGATAAGGATGTGCTGCAACTATTTCAAGTTTTCGGAGGAGGCTAA
- a CDS encoding FadR/GntR family transcriptional regulator encodes MLEPMKRTRLYEGIVKQLKDLITQGVLKPGDKLPTERELAETLNVSRTAVREALRALEIMGFIYGRPGEGTFVREITIDSIIEPFASIILKERSHILDLLHVRSLLEVETARLAALHATEEDLKAIEEGITIMEEEIQSGNIGLRGDDTFHLAIATASQNQVLLKIMNLIGDMLSSSREATLKIPNQPLKTVRDHREIFEAIKAGDENLAAHYMREHLEKAKQNILMVENITPENKAEV; translated from the coding sequence ATGCTGGAACCCATGAAAAGGACCAGACTATATGAGGGAATAGTAAAGCAGCTTAAGGACCTGATTACCCAAGGGGTTTTAAAACCGGGAGACAAATTACCTACAGAACGGGAACTTGCCGAGACCCTGAATGTCAGTAGAACTGCGGTACGGGAAGCACTGCGGGCTTTGGAAATCATGGGCTTTATCTATGGCAGGCCAGGAGAAGGTACTTTTGTCCGGGAGATCACCATTGACTCCATCATTGAACCCTTTGCTTCTATTATTCTCAAGGAAAGGAGTCATATTCTGGACCTCCTTCATGTAAGGAGTTTGCTGGAAGTGGAAACGGCCCGGTTAGCGGCTTTACATGCCACAGAGGAGGACCTCAAGGCCATTGAGGAGGGTATCACCATCATGGAGGAGGAAATCCAGTCCGGAAACATAGGTCTGCGGGGTGATGACACCTTCCATCTGGCTATTGCTACCGCCTCCCAGAATCAGGTTTTACTGAAGATCATGAACTTAATTGGGGATATGTTGAGTTCCAGCCGGGAAGCCACCCTGAAAATTCCCAATCAACCCTTAAAAACAGTAAGGGACCATCGGGAGATTTTTGAGGCCATCAAAGCAGGGGATGAGAACCTTGCCGCTCACTATATGCGAGAACACCTGGAAAAAGCTAAGCAGAACATTTTGATGGTGGAGAACATTACCCCTGAGAACAAGGCGGAGGTTTAG